From the Acidilutibacter cellobiosedens genome, one window contains:
- a CDS encoding zinc ribbon domain-containing protein, which translates to MKQIEFLWELQQHEHKFNSIKKKLEDLARKGHINNIIIELKGIESSLKEKKITIFENEKRINKSNNQLKELTFNQDEIEKNLYNGTITDLKQLHYMDMESKRIREEINKLETDTLEMMEAIEEFKQDIKNMEDQYASVKKDFEEKVKEYNAATDQLRKEAKEEMDIIYNITSKIEKNIYDQYALIKKNKRYAVAKVSKNECSGCHMIIPFYILEELKGEINIVCCENCGRILYYNGINEDI; encoded by the coding sequence ATGAAACAAATTGAATTTTTGTGGGAATTACAACAGCATGAACATAAATTTAACTCCATAAAGAAGAAATTGGAGGATTTAGCGAGAAAAGGCCATATTAATAATATAATAATTGAACTAAAGGGTATAGAATCAAGCTTAAAGGAAAAGAAAATTACCATATTTGAAAATGAAAAAAGAATTAATAAGAGCAATAATCAGTTAAAAGAGCTGACTTTTAATCAAGATGAAATTGAGAAAAATTTGTATAACGGAACTATTACCGATTTAAAGCAACTTCATTATATGGATATGGAAAGCAAAAGAATAAGGGAAGAAATTAATAAATTGGAAACGGATACTTTGGAAATGATGGAAGCCATCGAAGAATTTAAGCAAGATATAAAGAATATGGAGGACCAATATGCGTCAGTTAAAAAAGACTTTGAAGAAAAGGTTAAGGAATATAATGCTGCGACTGATCAACTAAGAAAAGAAGCTAAAGAAGAAATGGATATTATATATAACATAACATCAAAAATTGAAAAAAATATTTATGATCAATATGCTTTGATAAAGAAAAATAAAAGGTATGCAGTAGCAAAGGTTTCAAAAAATGAATGTAGCGGATGTCATATGATAATCCCCTTTTATATATTAGAAGAACTTAAAGGTGAAATAAACATAGTTTGCTGTGAAAATTGTGGGAGAATACTGTATTATAACGGAATTAACGAGGATATATAA
- a CDS encoding Nif3-like dinuclear metal center hexameric protein — protein sequence MKAYEIINLMDEWAKPYYIDKWDNTGFQIGDGNKEIKKIILSLNIDDVLLEKAQSAGADMIITHHPIIFKPINNIISSDYKGRLIMNIIKSDIVVYNAHSNLDICKNGVNDRLAGILNLKNSEVLSSLYQEKFYKLVVFVPEGCEEKIRDVLGKAGAGWIGNYSNCTYNIDGMGTFLPLENTHPFIGQKNVLERVKEKRIETIVREREADRIIEEMIKAHPYEEVAYDLYPLENKGADYGYGRVGDIEEISMKALIEEIKRKLTVKNIRVYGGENKKINRIAVCGGSGGDFIYDAYRKNAQVYITGDIKYHEAQLAKELGLILIDSNHYDTEKIILPVIKEYILEHTNEKIEVDISDINSYGFQEY from the coding sequence ATGAAAGCTTATGAAATAATTAATCTGATGGATGAATGGGCGAAACCTTACTATATTGATAAATGGGACAATACCGGATTTCAAATCGGAGACGGGAATAAAGAAATAAAAAAAATAATTTTATCCTTGAATATAGATGATGTTCTTTTGGAAAAGGCTCAGAGTGCAGGGGCAGACATGATAATAACTCACCATCCGATTATTTTTAAGCCTATAAATAATATAATTTCTTCAGATTATAAAGGAAGATTAATAATGAATATAATTAAATCAGATATAGTTGTATATAATGCTCATTCAAATTTGGATATTTGTAAAAACGGAGTAAATGATAGACTGGCAGGTATTCTTAACTTAAAAAATTCTGAGGTGCTGTCTTCTTTATATCAAGAAAAATTTTATAAATTAGTTGTATTTGTCCCCGAAGGGTGTGAGGAAAAAATAAGGGATGTCTTAGGAAAGGCAGGAGCAGGATGGATAGGGAATTATAGTAATTGCACTTATAATATTGACGGTATGGGAACTTTTTTACCCTTAGAAAATACTCATCCCTTTATAGGTCAGAAAAATGTTTTGGAAAGGGTTAAGGAAAAAAGAATAGAGACAATAGTAAGGGAAAGAGAAGCTGACAGGATAATTGAAGAGATGATTAAAGCACACCCCTATGAGGAAGTTGCTTATGATTTGTATCCTTTAGAAAACAAGGGAGCGGATTATGGTTATGGAAGAGTAGGAGATATAGAAGAGATATCAATGAAGGCGTTAATTGAAGAAATTAAAAGAAAACTGACTGTGAAAAATATCAGAGTATATGGAGGTGAAAATAAGAAAATAAATAGAATTGCAGTATGCGGAGGAAGTGGAGGAGATTTTATCTATGATGCCTATAGAAAAAATGCACAGGTTTATATAACGGGAGATATTAAATATCATGAAGCACAGCTGGCAAAAGAATTGGGATTGATTTTAATAGATAGTAATCATTATGATACTGAAAAAATAATACTCCCCGTTATAAAAGAATATATTTTAGAACATACAAATGAAAAAATAGAAGTTGATATTAGTGATATTAACAGTTATGGTTTTCAAGAGTATTAA
- a CDS encoding tRNA (adenine(22)-N(1))-methyltransferase — MKLSPRLTTILNFVPHNSIVGDIGTDHGYIPVYLIYNRISKKVIATDISKDSLDKAKDYSKKCGLEKDIETRVGDGLEILKPFEVDTLIIAGMGGLLINEILDKGKKITDSVINFIFQPMGASDELRKYLINNNFKIIDERLAREGDKYYEIIFAQRGKSYISKDIYYEIGEKLFINKDPLLKEFIIKKIEEYEKIIKYLNLGSSEKSREREKFLQNKIEDYKEVINYYESL, encoded by the coding sequence ATGAAATTATCCCCAAGACTTACTACTATATTAAACTTTGTTCCCCATAATTCAATAGTAGGGGATATAGGCACGGATCATGGATATATACCTGTGTATTTGATTTATAACAGAATAAGTAAGAAGGTGATAGCTACAGATATAAGTAAGGATTCCCTTGATAAGGCCAAAGATTATTCAAAGAAATGCGGACTCGAAAAGGATATTGAGACCAGGGTAGGAGATGGGCTGGAAATATTAAAACCCTTTGAAGTTGATACTTTAATAATAGCAGGTATGGGAGGGCTTCTTATAAATGAGATATTGGATAAGGGAAAGAAGATAACGGATAGTGTAATAAATTTTATATTTCAACCTATGGGTGCTTCTGATGAACTGAGAAAGTATCTGATCAATAACAATTTTAAGATAATAGATGAAAGATTGGCAAGAGAAGGAGATAAATATTACGAAATAATATTTGCGCAAAGAGGCAAATCTTATATTAGCAAAGATATATATTATGAAATAGGAGAAAAGCTTTTTATAAATAAGGATCCCTTGTTAAAAGAATTTATAATAAAAAAAATAGAAGAATATGAAAAGATAATTAAATACTTGAATTTAGGGTCCTCTGAAAAAAGTCGGGAAAGGGAAAAATTTCTTCAAAATAAAATCGAAGATTATAAGGAAGTGATCAATTATTATGAAAGCTTATGA
- the rpoD gene encoding RNA polymerase sigma factor RpoD translates to MNHLEKEENKKNGLEAVKKLVRKGKKNGMLTYKEIMDSLEDIDIDTEQIDEIYQRLEDMGIDIVGDKEADLLLEKDDVGEDAEELKEEDLSLPKGVSVDDPVRMYLKEIGKIPLLTAEEEIDYAKRMAEGDEEAKKRLAEANLRLVVSIAKRYVGRGMLFLDLIQEGNLGLMKAVEKFDYRKGFKFSTYATWWIRQAITRAIADQARTIRIPVHMVETINKLVRVSRQLVQELGRDPLPEEVAKEMNMDVEKVREIMKIAQEPVSLETPIGEEEDSHLGDFIPDDEAQAPAEAATYTLLREQLVDVLDTLTPREQKVLRLRFGLDDGRARTLEEVGKEFDVTRERIRQIEAKALRKLRHPSRSKKLKDFLE, encoded by the coding sequence ATGAATCATTTAGAAAAGGAAGAAAACAAAAAAAATGGCTTGGAAGCTGTTAAAAAATTAGTAAGAAAAGGTAAAAAAAATGGGATGCTCACTTATAAGGAAATAATGGATAGTTTAGAAGATATAGATATAGATACGGAGCAAATTGATGAGATATATCAAAGATTAGAAGATATGGGGATAGATATAGTCGGCGATAAAGAAGCAGATTTGCTCTTAGAAAAGGATGATGTAGGAGAAGATGCTGAAGAACTGAAAGAAGAAGATTTATCCCTTCCCAAAGGAGTTAGCGTAGATGACCCTGTGAGAATGTATTTAAAAGAAATAGGTAAAATTCCTCTTTTGACTGCGGAGGAGGAAATAGATTATGCTAAGAGAATGGCAGAAGGAGATGAAGAAGCTAAGAAAAGGCTGGCAGAAGCTAATTTGAGGCTTGTAGTAAGTATAGCCAAGAGATATGTAGGAAGAGGAATGTTGTTCCTTGATTTGATACAAGAAGGCAATCTGGGCTTAATGAAGGCAGTTGAAAAATTTGATTATAGAAAGGGATTTAAATTCAGTACCTATGCGACCTGGTGGATTCGTCAAGCTATAACACGTGCTATTGCCGACCAGGCAAGGACTATCAGGATACCTGTTCATATGGTAGAAACCATAAATAAACTGGTAAGAGTTTCAAGACAGTTGGTTCAGGAATTGGGGAGAGATCCTCTTCCAGAGGAAGTAGCCAAAGAAATGAATATGGATGTGGAAAAGGTAAGAGAAATTATGAAAATTGCTCAAGAACCTGTTTCATTGGAAACTCCTATAGGGGAAGAGGAAGATAGCCATTTAGGCGATTTTATACCGGATGATGAAGCACAAGCACCAGCCGAAGCGGCTACTTATACTCTTTTAAGAGAACAATTGGTAGATGTTTTGGATACTTTGACGCCGAGAGAGCAAAAAGTCTTAAGATTGAGATTTGGGTTAGATGATGGAAGAGCAAGGACTTTAGAAGAAGTGGGAAAAGAATTTGACGTTACAAGAGAGAGAATAAGACAAATTGAAGCCAAAGCTTTAAGAAAATTAAGACATCCCAGCAGAAGCAAAAAATTGAAGGATTTTTTGGAATAA
- the dnaG gene encoding DNA primase, translating to MSDFINENILEKIKENNDILDVVSQYVHLKGTGSNYVGLCPFHSEKTPSFTVSPSKGIFHCFGCGEGGDVISFIMKIENLSFVEAVKFLADKSGIYIEEKDKPMEKERNRLFQINRESAYFFYRNLMNNTDARKYLYKRSISDTTINLFKLGFAPKSWDSLEKYLKSKGYKEYEIEKSGLIIKRKDKSGYYDEFRNRIIFPIYDRKNRIIGFGGRVIDDSQPKYLNSPDSLIFSKGHNLFAANLLEKKSHNERIVLVEGYMDVVSLFNKGIFYAVASLGTALTKDQGKLLSKLGDNIYICYDGDEAGLKAADRAIDILKQEDIKAEVIVLADGKDPDDYIKSYGKEKFESLFENALDYIEYKIFFYERKYNLNDTEEKIAFTRDVGKFLKDVKSPIELDAYMEKISQRTGILKEAIKKEIFGYNLNIENKSIVNNRYINKKYKNNKDNIVPVVSMLQPARLEAERTIVKLMVNNRKVYERVKNFLKPEDFVDEDCKKLTFFLFEVYEKEKDINTKEIIKKLEGKTDVRIENIQKIIHMDPKILPENMGTIVEDLIETIVTSKLKMRRSYLIERISKLDSKNDKKENDKEIVKKLCKELLELDRELKLHQ from the coding sequence ATGTCAGATTTCATAAATGAAAATATATTAGAAAAGATAAAAGAAAATAATGATATATTAGATGTGGTTTCTCAATATGTCCATCTAAAAGGGACAGGCTCTAATTATGTAGGACTCTGTCCCTTTCATAGCGAAAAGACTCCATCTTTTACAGTATCTCCATCTAAAGGAATCTTTCACTGTTTTGGGTGTGGGGAAGGGGGAGATGTAATCAGTTTTATAATGAAAATAGAAAATCTGTCTTTTGTTGAAGCGGTAAAATTCTTAGCTGACAAATCAGGAATTTATATTGAAGAAAAAGATAAACCAATGGAGAAGGAAAGGAATAGATTATTTCAAATAAATAGGGAATCTGCTTATTTCTTTTACAGAAATTTAATGAATAACACCGATGCCAGGAAATATTTATATAAAAGATCCATATCTGACACTACTATTAATTTATTTAAGTTAGGCTTTGCTCCTAAAAGCTGGGATAGTTTAGAGAAGTATTTAAAAAGCAAGGGGTATAAGGAATATGAAATTGAAAAATCGGGTTTAATAATTAAAAGAAAAGATAAATCAGGATACTATGATGAATTCAGAAATAGAATAATCTTTCCCATATATGACAGAAAAAATAGGATAATAGGCTTTGGAGGAAGAGTTATCGATGACAGTCAACCTAAATATTTAAATTCTCCGGATTCTTTAATATTTTCCAAAGGACATAATTTATTTGCAGCAAATCTGTTGGAGAAAAAATCACATAATGAAAGGATAGTATTGGTTGAAGGATATATGGATGTTGTTTCTTTATTCAATAAAGGAATTTTTTATGCTGTAGCAAGTTTAGGAACAGCCCTGACGAAAGATCAAGGAAAGCTATTATCTAAACTTGGGGATAATATATATATATGCTACGATGGAGATGAAGCAGGTCTTAAAGCAGCAGATAGGGCTATAGATATATTGAAGCAAGAAGATATAAAGGCAGAAGTAATTGTCCTTGCCGATGGAAAAGATCCAGATGACTACATTAAAAGTTATGGAAAGGAAAAATTTGAATCTTTGTTTGAAAATGCTTTGGACTATATTGAATATAAAATATTTTTTTATGAACGAAAATATAATTTAAATGATACCGAAGAAAAAATAGCTTTTACAAGGGATGTAGGAAAATTTTTAAAGGATGTAAAAAGTCCCATTGAATTGGATGCTTATATGGAAAAAATATCTCAAAGGACCGGTATATTAAAAGAAGCTATTAAAAAAGAAATTTTTGGATACAATTTAAATATTGAGAACAAATCAATTGTTAATAATAGGTATATTAATAAAAAATATAAAAATAATAAGGATAATATTGTTCCTGTTGTAAGTATGCTTCAACCAGCTCGTTTAGAAGCTGAGCGTACTATTGTCAAATTAATGGTTAATAATAGAAAGGTATATGAAAGAGTTAAGAATTTTTTAAAACCGGAAGATTTTGTTGATGAAGATTGCAAAAAATTAACTTTTTTCTTATTTGAAGTTTATGAAAAGGAAAAGGATATAAATACCAAAGAAATTATTAAAAAATTAGAAGGAAAAACGGATGTTCGTATAGAAAATATACAAAAGATAATTCATATGGACCCTAAGATTTTACCTGAAAACATGGGAACGATAGTTGAAGATTTAATTGAAACTATTGTTACTTCTAAATTAAAAATGAGAAGAAGTTATTTAATAGAAAGGATTAGTAAATTGGATTCTAAAAATGATAAAAAAGAAAATGATAAAGAGATAGTGAAAAAATTATGCAAAGAATTATTGGAATTGGACAGGGAATTGAAGCTACATCAATAG
- a CDS encoding deoxyguanosinetriphosphate triphosphohydrolase codes for MNIRMETENIEKKILSQYATLSINTKGRKYEEKKCEIRTDFQRDRDRIIHSKSFRRLKHKTQVFIAPEGDHYRTRLTHTLEVSQISRTLARALRLNEDLTEAIALGHDLGHTPFGHTGEKVLNFLHPKGFEHNVQSLRVVDYLEHEGKKIGLNLTFEVRDGILHHTGEELPMTLEGKTVRFADRIAYINHDIDDAIRGNIISDEDLPKDVIDVLGKTHGERINTMIVDIINNSIGKDEISMSKNIGEATEKLRNFMFQRVYLNKDAKSEENKVEYIITQIYRYYLKHSEELPEDKMGIYQNSLNPIEDRVCDYIAGMTDKYILNVFYSIFIPKPWEKL; via the coding sequence ATGAATATTAGAATGGAAACAGAAAATATTGAAAAGAAAATATTATCTCAATATGCAACTCTTAGCATTAACACAAAAGGAAGAAAATATGAAGAAAAGAAATGTGAGATAAGAACGGATTTTCAAAGGGACAGGGATAGAATTATCCATTCGAAGTCTTTTAGAAGGCTTAAACATAAAACTCAAGTGTTTATAGCACCGGAAGGAGACCATTACAGGACAAGACTTACCCACACTTTAGAAGTTTCCCAAATATCGAGAACTCTTGCCAGAGCGTTAAGATTAAACGAAGATTTGACAGAAGCTATTGCATTGGGTCATGATTTAGGGCATACCCCTTTTGGTCATACAGGAGAGAAAGTGCTGAATTTTCTTCATCCTAAAGGATTTGAACATAACGTCCAAAGCCTCAGAGTGGTAGACTATCTGGAACATGAGGGAAAGAAAATAGGATTAAATTTAACTTTTGAAGTAAGAGATGGGATACTACATCATACGGGAGAAGAATTGCCTATGACTCTTGAAGGAAAGACGGTGAGGTTTGCCGATAGAATTGCTTATATAAATCATGATATTGACGATGCCATAAGGGGAAATATCATATCGGATGAAGATTTACCGAAAGATGTTATTGATGTTCTCGGTAAAACCCATGGAGAAAGAATAAATACTATGATTGTGGATATTATTAATAATAGCATTGGTAAAGATGAGATTTCTATGAGTAAGAATATAGGGGAAGCTACCGAAAAATTGAGAAATTTTATGTTTCAAAGGGTATATTTAAATAAAGATGCTAAATCTGAAGAGAATAAGGTAGAATATATAATTACTCAAATATATAGATATTATTTAAAACATTCGGAAGAACTTCCAGAAGATAAAATGGGAATATACCAGAATAGCCTAAATCCCATAGAGGACAGAGTATGTGATTATATTGCCGGAATGACTGATAAGTATATATTGAATGTGTTTTACAGTATTTTTATACCGAAACCTTGGGAAAAACTTTAA
- a CDS encoding pyruvate, water dikinase regulatory protein: MENNIVLYVLSDSVGETAGQVAKASISQFSPVKYEVRRFPYINDEDQINEIIDEAKSEKSVIIFTIVIERLRKFVMEKSAENNIPAVDLMTPVLDSIEDVLGYNPKRQAGLIRRLDAEYFKKVEAVEFAVRYDDGKDTRGIKKADIVLIGISRTSKTPLSMYLAHKNFKVANVPLVPEVPPPDELFEKDPRRVFGLIANPEKLNKIRQERLKTLGLNNNANYANLERIKEELEYSKRIMGMIQCKVINVSDKAVEETSGFIIDIMRKNFGEELEQ, translated from the coding sequence ATGGAAAATAATATAGTTCTGTATGTCTTGTCAGATTCCGTAGGAGAGACGGCGGGGCAGGTGGCAAAGGCAAGTATAAGTCAATTTAGTCCGGTAAAATATGAAGTGAGAAGATTTCCATATATAAATGACGAGGATCAAATAAATGAAATAATTGATGAAGCGAAATCAGAAAAAAGTGTTATTATTTTTACTATTGTCATCGAAAGATTAAGAAAATTTGTAATGGAAAAATCGGCTGAAAATAATATTCCTGCAGTGGATCTGATGACCCCTGTTTTGGATTCTATTGAAGATGTATTGGGATACAATCCGAAAAGACAAGCGGGATTAATACGTAGGTTAGATGCAGAATATTTTAAAAAAGTAGAAGCAGTGGAATTTGCAGTCAGATATGATGATGGAAAAGATACCAGAGGAATTAAAAAAGCCGATATAGTACTGATTGGAATTTCGAGGACATCGAAGACTCCTTTAAGTATGTATTTGGCTCATAAAAATTTCAAAGTTGCAAATGTTCCTTTAGTTCCTGAAGTACCTCCACCTGATGAATTATTTGAGAAGGATCCAAGAAGAGTATTTGGACTTATTGCAAATCCGGAAAAATTGAATAAAATTCGCCAGGAAAGATTAAAGACTTTAGGCCTCAATAATAATGCCAATTACGCCAACCTTGAGAGAATAAAAGAAGAACTTGAATATTCTAAGAGGATAATGGGAATGATTCAATGTAAAGTAATAAATGTTTCCGATAAAGCAGTAGAAGAAACATCAGGCTTTATAATTGATATAATGAGAAAAAATTTTGGAGAAGAATTAGAGCAATGA
- a CDS encoding helix-turn-helix transcriptional regulator, protein MVVYIQLNERQEKIIDIVKTSQPITGEAIAKRLKLTRSTLRPDLSILTMSGILDARPKVGYFYTGKTALNFISERIEKIKVSKVKSVPVVVDENTSVYDAIVTLMVEDVGTLFVTSDGFLSGIISRKDFLKNAIGGIDLNRIPVGMIMTRMPNIIVTFSNDSILEAASNIIEHEIDCLPVVEEVRTEKGEKKFKVVGRISKTTITRIFVELGKDI, encoded by the coding sequence GTGGTGGTTTATATCCAATTAAATGAAAGACAAGAAAAGATAATAGATATCGTGAAAACAAGTCAGCCAATAACTGGGGAGGCAATAGCAAAAAGATTAAAGCTTACAAGGTCTACTTTAAGACCTGATTTATCCATACTTACTATGTCAGGAATATTAGATGCACGCCCAAAAGTCGGGTATTTCTATACGGGGAAAACTGCGTTGAATTTTATATCTGAAAGAATAGAAAAGATCAAAGTATCGAAAGTGAAATCCGTTCCTGTGGTAGTTGATGAAAATACAAGTGTATATGATGCTATAGTTACTCTTATGGTTGAAGATGTTGGAACATTATTTGTTACTTCCGACGGATTTTTATCCGGGATAATATCAAGAAAGGATTTTTTAAAAAATGCAATAGGGGGAATTGATTTAAACAGGATACCTGTAGGAATGATAATGACTCGAATGCCTAATATCATAGTGACTTTTTCAAATGATAGCATATTGGAAGCGGCGTCAAATATAATAGAACATGAAATAGACTGTTTACCGGTGGTTGAAGAAGTGAGGACTGAAAAGGGAGAAAAGAAATTTAAGGTTGTGGGAAGAATATCTAAGACAACAATTACAAGGATTTTTGTTGAACTGGGAAAGGATATTTAG
- the glyS gene encoding glycine--tRNA ligase subunit beta, with the protein MNNKYLLEIGVEELPARFVQIGLNQLNDEVLNMLKNKKIEFEKISLYSTPRRLSFVLEGLKDRQEDSVELIKGPSKKISFDEEGKPTKAFEGFLRGHKSKIEDSFVREYNGEEYMYLNKKSEGRPVEEILIETIPNIIRGITFPKSMKWGGKNLRFARPIRWILSIFNDNILSFDLEGIKVSNITRGHRFLGSSSIVINNVDEYVDKLNDNYVIVDRNKRKEIIEYGCERLAREKGGNILPDEGLLDEITDIVEYPTPLIGKIKEEYLRLPREVIVTPMKDHQRYFPVVDDKKRLLPYFITVRNGNEDYIDVVTKGNEKVLGARLEDAKFFYQEDVKKSLESYVGELKGIVYQEKLGNLYDKTLRIQKLAVKIGDYLEVGDETQKNIERAGYLSKADLVTKMVGEFTELQGFMGKEYAASSGENEIISLAIYEQYLPRFAGDELPTTTAGAVLSIADKLDNISGCFAIGVQPTSSQDPYGLRRQAIGIINIILDKKLNLSLKELIDFSLYVYVEENGLAFDYKKVKDEIIEFFNGRIKNMFIDMGIRYDIVDAVLGTGIDDVYDLRIRADKLNNWIKKDNFEQMLFAFNRISNLAEKAVSKDVKRDLFTDEEEIQLFEKFNSIEDNVKNFLRKKEYDKALEQLSVLREPIDNFFDHTMVMVEDEKIRNNRLGLIKRISDTMLTICDLSKIVYK; encoded by the coding sequence ATGAATAATAAATATCTATTGGAAATAGGAGTAGAAGAGCTGCCGGCAAGGTTTGTACAGATAGGACTAAATCAACTTAATGATGAAGTATTGAATATGCTTAAGAATAAGAAGATTGAATTTGAAAAAATTAGTCTTTATTCTACTCCAAGAAGACTATCTTTTGTATTGGAAGGATTAAAGGATAGGCAGGAAGATTCCGTTGAATTGATTAAGGGGCCTTCAAAGAAAATTTCTTTTGATGAGGAGGGAAAACCCACTAAAGCCTTTGAAGGATTTCTTAGAGGACATAAATCCAAGATAGAGGACTCCTTTGTAAGAGAATACAATGGAGAAGAATACATGTATTTGAATAAAAAAAGTGAAGGCAGACCGGTAGAGGAAATACTTATTGAAACTATTCCAAATATAATAAGAGGAATAACTTTTCCCAAGTCCATGAAATGGGGAGGGAAAAATTTGAGATTTGCAAGACCTATAAGGTGGATTTTATCAATTTTTAATGATAATATTCTTTCCTTTGATTTAGAGGGAATTAAAGTTTCCAATATCACAAGAGGTCATAGATTCTTGGGAAGCAGTTCTATAGTTATCAATAACGTAGATGAATATGTTGACAAACTTAATGATAATTATGTAATAGTTGATAGAAATAAGAGAAAAGAGATTATAGAATATGGCTGTGAAAGATTAGCAAGAGAAAAGGGAGGCAATATCCTTCCGGATGAAGGACTATTGGATGAGATTACCGACATAGTGGAATACCCTACTCCTCTGATAGGTAAAATAAAGGAAGAATATTTGAGATTACCAAGAGAAGTTATAGTCACTCCAATGAAGGACCATCAAAGATATTTTCCGGTGGTCGATGACAAAAAAAGATTGCTGCCTTATTTCATTACAGTGAGAAATGGAAATGAAGATTATATAGATGTGGTGACAAAAGGTAATGAGAAAGTTCTTGGAGCCAGACTGGAAGATGCCAAATTCTTTTACCAGGAGGATGTAAAAAAATCTTTAGAAAGTTATGTAGGGGAATTAAAGGGAATAGTTTATCAGGAAAAACTGGGGAATTTATATGATAAAACCTTAAGGATACAGAAGTTAGCCGTAAAAATAGGGGATTATCTGGAAGTGGGAGATGAAACTCAGAAAAATATTGAAAGAGCAGGCTATCTTTCAAAAGCGGATTTGGTAACTAAAATGGTTGGAGAATTTACAGAGCTCCAGGGATTTATGGGAAAAGAATATGCCGCTTCTTCCGGGGAAAACGAGATTATAAGCCTGGCAATATACGAACAATATCTTCCGAGGTTTGCAGGAGACGAACTTCCCACTACTACAGCAGGAGCAGTTTTAAGTATTGCTGATAAACTTGATAATATATCAGGTTGTTTTGCTATAGGAGTTCAGCCCACAAGTTCGCAGGATCCTTACGGCCTGAGAAGACAAGCAATTGGGATTATAAACATTATTTTGGATAAAAAACTTAATTTATCTTTAAAGGAATTAATAGATTTTTCTCTTTATGTATATGTTGAGGAAAATGGATTGGCCTTTGATTATAAAAAAGTTAAAGATGAGATAATAGAATTTTTTAATGGAAGAATTAAAAATATGTTTATCGATATGGGAATTAGATATGATATAGTGGATGCAGTACTGGGCACAGGAATTGACGATGTGTATGATTTAAGAATTAGGGCAGATAAGCTGAATAACTGGATTAAGAAGGATAATTTTGAACAAATGCTATTTGCGTTTAACAGAATTTCTAACTTGGCTGAAAAAGCTGTATCTAAGGATGTAAAAAGAGATTTGTTTACAGATGAGGAAGAAATACAATTATTTGAAAAATTTAATAGCATTGAAGACAATGTTAAGAATTTCTTAAGAAAAAAAGAGTATGACAAAGCTTTGGAACAATTAAGTGTTTTGAGAGAGCCCATTGATAATTTCTTTGATCATACTATGGTTATGGTTGAAGATGAAAAAATAAGGAATAATAGATTGGGTCTGATAAAGCGTATTTCTGATACGATGCTTACTATATGTGATTTATCCAAGATTGTTTATAAATAA